A region from the Triticum aestivum cultivar Chinese Spring chromosome 3D, IWGSC CS RefSeq v2.1, whole genome shotgun sequence genome encodes:
- the LOC123079045 gene encoding uncharacterized protein, producing MATASFVAYLETPRELRVLGFRAPPPSPVTGVLSNGGSGSPEYGECPDGNEDDEVGRFLRRSARVPVLRLPERDIPRKKKNDKAVWAPPVIDMRLLATPDTGGLVVETLRSAAVAFGCFQVVGHGVNECLVSAAAGRASSPTPEEAGGEDDEDGEELWWSPSEGDQLRNGADDLFTQLEQTAAKLMDALRDSVGATDSLAGADTNGSLLCIRTHHRRQCDGGSGSVGPITISQDAILRMLIKSSRRPRALALHLCPGASTFHVFSRQRGRSRFRPLGGAVVVTVGDQLQAWSSGLYKSVAGKPAYSDGDLRADRGCDVVWAEYLHSCSSASMESDEPLDADAGKIIQLNVQIMVAASLVLLYHFLLSCSCTIWS from the exons ATGGCTACTGCGTCCTTCGTCGCCTACCTCGAGACGCCTAGAGAGCTCCGGGTGCTGGGGTTCCGGGCGCCGCCCCCGTCTCCGGTCACCGGCGTTCTATCCAACGGTGGCTCTGGATCCCCTGAGTACGGCGAGTGCCCCGACGGCAACGAAGATGACGAGGTCGGCAGGTTCCTGCGCCGCTCCGCCAGGGTCCCGGTGCTGCGGCTGCCGGAGAGGGACATCCCACGGAAGAAGAAGAATGATAAGGCGGTGTGGGCTCCCCCAGTCATCGACATGCGCCTGCTGGCCACGCCGGATACCGGTGGGCTAGTGGTGGAGACGCTGAGGTCGGCGGCCGTCGCGTTTGGCTGCTTCCAGGTGGTTGGCCATGGGGTCAATGAGTGCTTGGTCTCTGCTGCGGCGGGGAGGGCGAGTTCGCCTACGCCGGAGGAGGCCGGTGGAGAAGATGACGAAGATGGTGAGGAGCTGTGGTGGTCACCGAGCGAAGGAGACCAGTTGAG GAACGGAGCAGACGATCTGTTCACCCAGCTGGAGCAAACCGCAGCTAAACTCATGGACGCCCTGCGGGACAGCGTTGGCGCCACCGATTCCCTGGCCGGAGCTGACACGAACGGCTCGCTCCTCTGCATCCGCACGCACCACCGCCGGCAGTGCGATGGCGGAAGCGGCTCTGTTGGCCCTATCACTATCAGCCAGGACGCCATCCTCAGGATGCTGATCAAGAGCTCACGCCGCCCACGGGCTCTCGCTCTCCACCTCTGCCCCGGCGCCTCCACGTTCCACGTCTTCTCTCGGCAGCGGGGACGGTCCAGGTTCCGCCCCCTCGGCGGCGCCGTCGTGGTCACCGTCGGAGACCAGCTTCAG GCATGGAGCAGTGGACTCTACAAGAGCGTGGCCGGGAAACCGGCTTACAGCGACGGCGATCTCCGAGCAGACCGCGGCTGTGATGTCGTCTGGGCGGAGTACCTCCACTCCTGCTCTTCGGCTAGCATGGAGAGCGACGAGCCCCTGGACGCGGATGCCGGAAAGATCATTCAGTTGAATGTGCAGATCATGGTGGCAGCTTCCCTTGTACTCCTTTACCACTTTCTCCTGTCATGCTCGTGTACGATTTGGTCTTGA
- the LOC123079046 gene encoding kinesin-like protein KIN-14C isoform X2, translating into MGTFGGQFEDFHADDRRAEVIDWLGGLLPEFDLPLDSSDEELREYLIDGTALCYTADKLMPGVLEGVWGGYASDHRSNVKKFLSVIAEMGLPGFSVKDLEEGSMSSIVECLLALRDNVSAGLGENMSNYAAKTPPRPVAPVSTPGRRSPGEDRRRGLWDAKSPQRSPLLSGQKANEVFQFKRGQYTDLPAAKISEMIQSNSLDNAPTQSLLRVVNGILDESIERKRGEIPHRVVYLLRNVVQEIEHRISIQAEHIRNQNSIIKTREDKYRSKIKALETLVNGTNEENEMAINRLELVKVEKSKIDERRKIGEQDMVRLMREKENAENTVTNLQQEIQVMSRMFEEYREQMEEKTSQMEEHLTLRAKEAEFLLTQSKKRVEEVETASELQSQLWSKKANTFRSFMDNQKLSIKDIRISSQSIKQEMFALQMKWRDEISNIGLDLKGLVDAAENYHGVLAENQKLFNEVQELKGNIRVYCRVRPFLPGQDGKSTAVDYIGENGEILISNPSKQGKDGYRMFKFNKIFNTHVSQAEVFSDIQPLIRSVLDGFNVCIFAYGQTGSGKTYTMSGPGKSKEDWGVNYRALNDLFDISLKRRNTFSYEVEVQMVEIYNEQVRDLLSNDIAQKRLGIWSTSQPNGLVVPDASLIPVKSTSDVLDLMEIGQANRAVGSTALNERSSRSHSILTVHVRGLDVKNGSTSRGCLHLIDLAGSERVERSEATGDRLKEAQHINKSLSALGDVIFALAQKNAHVPYRNSKLTQVLQSSLGGQAKTLMFVQINPDVESCSETISTLKFAERVSGVELGAARSNKEGKDIKDLLEQVASLKDTISRKDMEIEQLQVNKVKSPSSLTDKSGSSLLKQSSTASQQNQLISGSIGSGETEYEDNASDDGCSAEGSIKTDQVFPDEEWAASGFETKTKGTCSKDDDHRSPELDSQPGPDRGFFDQASEETGGPVDDADDGQLQWCLCICHETLNVVAL; encoded by the exons ATGGGGACCTTCGGTGGCCAGTTCGAGGACTTCCATGCGG ACGACCGGCGTGCGGAGGTGATAGATTGGCTCGGCGGGCTGCTGCCGGAGTTCGATTTGCCGCTGGATTCTTCAGACGAGGAGCTGCGGGAGTACCTTATCGACGGAACGGCGCTGTGCTACACTGCGGACAAGCTCATGCCTGGTGTTCTGGAG GGGGTTTGGGGTGGTTATGCATCAGACCATCGGTCAAATGTGAAGAAGTTCCTCTCTGTTATCGCGGAGATGGGGCTACCAGGATTCAGCGTCAAGGATCTTGAGGAG GGATCAATGTCGTCTATAGTAGAGTGCCTCTTGGCTCTAAGAGATAATGTGTCAGCAGGATTGGGTGAAAATATGTCTAACTATGCTGCTAAGACTCCTCCAAGGCCTGTGGCTCCAGTTTCCACACCAGGAAGGAGATCTCCTGGAGAGGATAGAAGAAGGGGTCTTTGGGACGCTAAATCCCCACAAAGAAGTCCACTTCTTTCAG GACAGAAGGCCAACGAGGTTTTCCAATTTAAGCGCGGACAATACACAGATCTTCCTGCTGCTAAGATTTCAGAGATGATCCAGTCAAACAGTTTAGAT AATGCCCCTACTCAATCACTTCTTAGAGTTGTTAACGGCATTCTGGATGAAAGTATTGAGAGAAAAAGAGGAGAAATACCACAT CGAGTTGTTTATTTACTAAGGAACGTTGTTCAAGAGATTGAGCACCGCATTTCTATTCAAGCAGAACACATTAGAAAT CAAAATAGCATCATCAAAACACGCGAGGATAAGTACCGTTCAAAAATTAAAGCACTCGAGACATTAGTAAATGGAACAAATGAAGAAAACGAG ATGGCAATAAACCGTCTTGAGCTAGTTAAG GTAGAGAAGTCAAAAATTGATGAGAGAAGAAAGATAGGCGAGCAAGACATGGTCCGGCTGATGCGTGAAAAGGAAAATGCAGAGAATACAGTTACTAACCTTCAGCAGGAAATTCAAGTCATGAGTAGGATGTTCGAAGAATACAGGGAGCAGATGGAAGAAAAAACAAGCCAAATGGAGGAACACTTGACTCTAAGAGCTAAGGAGGCAGAGTTTCTTCTTACGCAATCGAAAAAGAGAGTTGAAGAAGTTGAAACTGCTTCTGAACTACAATCGCAACTCTGGAGCAAGAAGGCAAATACTTTTCGAAGTTTTATGGATAACCAAAAACTGTCTATTAAG GATATAAGGATATCGTCTCAGTCAATTAAGCAGGAAATGTTTGCCCTTCAAATGAAATGGAGGGATGAAATATCTAACATCG GACTTGACCTAAAAGGTTTGGTGGATGCCGCTGAAAATTACCATGGCGTTCTTGCTGAAAATCAGAAGTTATTTAATGAAGTGCAAGAACTAAAAG GTAATATAAGAGTATACTGTCGTGTCAGACCATTTCTTCCTGGTCAAGACGGAAAATCAACCGCAGTTGATTATATTGGTGAGAATGGTGAAATTCTCATTTCAAACCCCTCCAAGCAAGGAAAGGATGGCTATCGGATGTTCAAGTTTAACAAGATCTTTAATACACATGTTTCTCAAG CTGAAGTTTTCTCCGATATCCAGCCTTTGATTAGATCTGTTCTTGATGGATTCAATGTGTGCATTTTTGCATACGGCCAAACTGGATCTGGCAAAACATACACAATG AGCGGCCCCGGCAAATCAAAAGAAGATTGGGGTGTTAACTATCGAGCTTTAAATGACTTGTTTGATATCTCGTTAAAAAGGAGAAACACTTTCTCATATGAGGTGGAAGTGCAAATGGTTGAGATATACAATGAACAAGTCCGGGATCTTCTATCAAATGATATTGCACAAAAGAG ACTCGGTATTTGGAGTACTTCTCAACCTAATGGACTTGTCGTACCCGATGCGAGTTTAATTCCTGTCAAATCAACATCGGATGTATTAGACTTAATGGAAATTGGACAAGCAAATAGAGCAGTTGGATCAACAGCGCTGAATGAAAGGAGTAGTAGGTCCCATAG CATTTTAACCGTGCATGTGAGAGGTCTGGACGTGAAGAATGGATCTACTTCTCGAGGATGTCTACATCTGATTGATCTTGCTGGGAGTGAGAGAGTAGAGCGATCTGAAGCAACCGGAGATAGATTAAAGGAAGCACAACATATTAACAAATCTCTTTCTGCCCTTGGAGATGTCATCTTTGCTTTGGCCCAGAAGAATGCCCATGTGCCCTACAGAAACAGCAAACTGACTCAAGTTCTTCAGAGCTCTTTAG GTGGGCAAGCAAAGACGCTAATGTTTGTTCAGATAAACCCTGATGTGGAATCATGTTCAGAAACCATAAGTACTTTGAAATTTGCTGAAAGAGTTTCTGGGGTTGAGTTAGGTGCTGCAAGGAGCAACAAAGAGGGCAAGGATATAAAAGATCTGCTAGAACAG GTTGCGTCTTTGAAAGACACAATATCGCGAAAGGATATGGAAATCGAACAGCTTCAAGTCAACAAAGTCAAATCTCCCAGTTCATTAACAGATAAAAGTGGCAGTAGCTTGCTAAAACAGTCCTCTACGGCAAGCCAACAGAACCAACTAATATCAG GGTCCATTGGATCAGGTGAAACTGAATACGAAGATAATGCATCCGACGATGGTTGCTCG GCAGAAGGGTCCATCAAGACTGACCAGGTTTTTCCTGACGAAGAATGGGCAGCCAGCGGCTTCGAGACCAAAACCAAAGGAACCTGCTCCAAAGACGACGACCATAG GTCGCCGGAACTCGATAGCCAGCCAGGTCCCGACCGGGGCTTCTTCGATCAAGCCTCCGAAGAAACGGGTGGTCCAGTAGATGATGCCGATGATGGACAGCTGCAGTGGTGTCTTTGCATCTGTCACGAGACACTGAATGTTGTTGCCCTGTAA
- the LOC123079046 gene encoding kinesin-like protein KIN-14C isoform X1 codes for MGTFGGQFEDFHADDRRAEVIDWLGGLLPEFDLPLDSSDEELREYLIDGTALCYTADKLMPGVLEGVWGGYASDHRSNVKKFLSVIAEMGLPGFSVKDLEEGSMSSIVECLLALRDNVSAGLGENMSNYAAKTPPRPVAPVSTPGRRSPGEDRRRGLWDAKSPQRSPLLSGQKANEVFQFKRGQYTDLPAAKISEMIQSNSLDNAPTQSLLRVVNGILDESIERKRGEIPHRVVYLLRNVVQEIEHRISIQAEHIRNQNSIIKTREDKYRSKIKALETLVNGTNEENEMAINRLELVKVEKSKIDERRKIGEQDMVRLMREKENAENTVTNLQQEIQVMSRMFEEYREQMEEKTSQMEEHLTLRAKEAEFLLTQSKKRVEEVETASELQSQLWSKKANTFRSFMDNQKLSIKDIRISSQSIKQEMFALQMKWRDEISNIGLDLKGLVDAAENYHGVLAENQKLFNEVQELKGNIRVYCRVRPFLPGQDGKSTAVDYIGENGEILISNPSKQGKDGYRMFKFNKIFNTHVSQAEVFSDIQPLIRSVLDGFNVCIFAYGQTGSGKTYTMSGPGKSKEDWGVNYRALNDLFDISLKRRNTFSYEVEVQMVEIYNEQVRDLLSNDIAQKRLGIWSTSQPNGLVVPDASLIPVKSTSDVLDLMEIGQANRAVGSTALNERSSRSHSILTVHVRGLDVKNGSTSRGCLHLIDLAGSERVERSEATGDRLKEAQHINKSLSALGDVIFALAQKNAHVPYRNSKLTQVLQSSLGGQAKTLMFVQINPDVESCSETISTLKFAERVSGVELGAARSNKEGKDIKDLLEQVASLKDTISRKDMEIEQLQVNKVKSPSSLTDKSGSSLLKQSSTASQQNQLISGSIGSGETEYEDNASDDGCSVGETEYSVGSASESAADRMQKGPSRLTRFFLTKNGQPAASRPKPKEPAPKTTTIGRRNSIASQVPTGASSIKPPKKRVVQ; via the exons ATGGGGACCTTCGGTGGCCAGTTCGAGGACTTCCATGCGG ACGACCGGCGTGCGGAGGTGATAGATTGGCTCGGCGGGCTGCTGCCGGAGTTCGATTTGCCGCTGGATTCTTCAGACGAGGAGCTGCGGGAGTACCTTATCGACGGAACGGCGCTGTGCTACACTGCGGACAAGCTCATGCCTGGTGTTCTGGAG GGGGTTTGGGGTGGTTATGCATCAGACCATCGGTCAAATGTGAAGAAGTTCCTCTCTGTTATCGCGGAGATGGGGCTACCAGGATTCAGCGTCAAGGATCTTGAGGAG GGATCAATGTCGTCTATAGTAGAGTGCCTCTTGGCTCTAAGAGATAATGTGTCAGCAGGATTGGGTGAAAATATGTCTAACTATGCTGCTAAGACTCCTCCAAGGCCTGTGGCTCCAGTTTCCACACCAGGAAGGAGATCTCCTGGAGAGGATAGAAGAAGGGGTCTTTGGGACGCTAAATCCCCACAAAGAAGTCCACTTCTTTCAG GACAGAAGGCCAACGAGGTTTTCCAATTTAAGCGCGGACAATACACAGATCTTCCTGCTGCTAAGATTTCAGAGATGATCCAGTCAAACAGTTTAGAT AATGCCCCTACTCAATCACTTCTTAGAGTTGTTAACGGCATTCTGGATGAAAGTATTGAGAGAAAAAGAGGAGAAATACCACAT CGAGTTGTTTATTTACTAAGGAACGTTGTTCAAGAGATTGAGCACCGCATTTCTATTCAAGCAGAACACATTAGAAAT CAAAATAGCATCATCAAAACACGCGAGGATAAGTACCGTTCAAAAATTAAAGCACTCGAGACATTAGTAAATGGAACAAATGAAGAAAACGAG ATGGCAATAAACCGTCTTGAGCTAGTTAAG GTAGAGAAGTCAAAAATTGATGAGAGAAGAAAGATAGGCGAGCAAGACATGGTCCGGCTGATGCGTGAAAAGGAAAATGCAGAGAATACAGTTACTAACCTTCAGCAGGAAATTCAAGTCATGAGTAGGATGTTCGAAGAATACAGGGAGCAGATGGAAGAAAAAACAAGCCAAATGGAGGAACACTTGACTCTAAGAGCTAAGGAGGCAGAGTTTCTTCTTACGCAATCGAAAAAGAGAGTTGAAGAAGTTGAAACTGCTTCTGAACTACAATCGCAACTCTGGAGCAAGAAGGCAAATACTTTTCGAAGTTTTATGGATAACCAAAAACTGTCTATTAAG GATATAAGGATATCGTCTCAGTCAATTAAGCAGGAAATGTTTGCCCTTCAAATGAAATGGAGGGATGAAATATCTAACATCG GACTTGACCTAAAAGGTTTGGTGGATGCCGCTGAAAATTACCATGGCGTTCTTGCTGAAAATCAGAAGTTATTTAATGAAGTGCAAGAACTAAAAG GTAATATAAGAGTATACTGTCGTGTCAGACCATTTCTTCCTGGTCAAGACGGAAAATCAACCGCAGTTGATTATATTGGTGAGAATGGTGAAATTCTCATTTCAAACCCCTCCAAGCAAGGAAAGGATGGCTATCGGATGTTCAAGTTTAACAAGATCTTTAATACACATGTTTCTCAAG CTGAAGTTTTCTCCGATATCCAGCCTTTGATTAGATCTGTTCTTGATGGATTCAATGTGTGCATTTTTGCATACGGCCAAACTGGATCTGGCAAAACATACACAATG AGCGGCCCCGGCAAATCAAAAGAAGATTGGGGTGTTAACTATCGAGCTTTAAATGACTTGTTTGATATCTCGTTAAAAAGGAGAAACACTTTCTCATATGAGGTGGAAGTGCAAATGGTTGAGATATACAATGAACAAGTCCGGGATCTTCTATCAAATGATATTGCACAAAAGAG ACTCGGTATTTGGAGTACTTCTCAACCTAATGGACTTGTCGTACCCGATGCGAGTTTAATTCCTGTCAAATCAACATCGGATGTATTAGACTTAATGGAAATTGGACAAGCAAATAGAGCAGTTGGATCAACAGCGCTGAATGAAAGGAGTAGTAGGTCCCATAG CATTTTAACCGTGCATGTGAGAGGTCTGGACGTGAAGAATGGATCTACTTCTCGAGGATGTCTACATCTGATTGATCTTGCTGGGAGTGAGAGAGTAGAGCGATCTGAAGCAACCGGAGATAGATTAAAGGAAGCACAACATATTAACAAATCTCTTTCTGCCCTTGGAGATGTCATCTTTGCTTTGGCCCAGAAGAATGCCCATGTGCCCTACAGAAACAGCAAACTGACTCAAGTTCTTCAGAGCTCTTTAG GTGGGCAAGCAAAGACGCTAATGTTTGTTCAGATAAACCCTGATGTGGAATCATGTTCAGAAACCATAAGTACTTTGAAATTTGCTGAAAGAGTTTCTGGGGTTGAGTTAGGTGCTGCAAGGAGCAACAAAGAGGGCAAGGATATAAAAGATCTGCTAGAACAG GTTGCGTCTTTGAAAGACACAATATCGCGAAAGGATATGGAAATCGAACAGCTTCAAGTCAACAAAGTCAAATCTCCCAGTTCATTAACAGATAAAAGTGGCAGTAGCTTGCTAAAACAGTCCTCTACGGCAAGCCAACAGAACCAACTAATATCAG GGTCCATTGGATCAGGTGAAACTGAATACGAAGATAATGCATCCGACGATGGTTGCTCGGTAGGTGAAACCGAGTATTCTGTCGGCAGCGCTTCAGAATCAGCAGCAGATCGAAT GCAGAAGGGTCCATCAAGACTGACCAGGTTTTTCCTGACGAAGAATGGGCAGCCAGCGGCTTCGAGACCAAAACCAAAGGAACCTGCTCCAAAGACGACGACCATAG GTCGCCGGAACTCGATAGCCAGCCAGGTCCCGACCGGGGCTTCTTCGATCAAGCCTCCGAAGAAACGGGTGGTCCAGTAG